The following nucleotide sequence is from Nitrospinota bacterium.
GAAAAATTCTTTAGAGAATTCATTTTTATTTATCCTCCTTTACAAAAAGTTATATATTTTTAGTAGCTTATAAGAAGAGTTAATATTGCTCCTGATACAAGAGGTATGAGAAGATTATCATCTAATTTAAAGGGGACTAATTCTATAATTGTTGTAGTTAAAGACCCGAAAAAAGAAATCCAAAAATCAAAAAAGAGGCGAGATACCAAAAAACATACTAGAAAACAGCTTAAGCTCCCTTCTACTGTCTTTCCGAGAACTTCTATCCTTCCAAACCTTTTTCCAATTACGGCAGCTAATGGGTCCCCTAGGCTTAAGAATAAAATTGCTACTGCGGAAACCTCTCTACTGAATAAAAAAATAGTTAAAAAAGAAGAAAACAAAAAATAGGTAGAACCACTGGGGTGATTTCGATCTTTCTCTAAGAGTATAGCTTGAAAACAATTAAAGAACTTCTTGTTTAATTCCTGGCTTCTTAGTCTCAAAATATCCAGCATAAGGAAACCAATAAGGATTGGTGAAAGAAAGAGAAGCATCATCCATTTTTCTTTTAAAACGAAAAGATAGATGACAGCAATACTTCCACCAAATACATGCCATAATCTTCTTAATGGCTTTATTGGCTCCTCTTGAATTTCTTGCTTCACTTTTAGCCGCAAAAACTCCCCGTATTTTCAATATATTGTGATAAATCATATCACAATTTTATCACAGGATAAAGTCATAGGTTTTAGAAAAAGCGAAAAAAAATCGCTCTTCCGAATGAAGCATATAAGTAAAGAGATAAAAATCACTGCCAAAATGAGTTAGATCTCAGCAATCATCCTGTCGAATTCTTCGACTGTTATTGCAGGGGAGGTACAAAATGCTATACCT
It contains:
- a CDS encoding SEC59/DGK1/VTE5 family protein, which produces MRLKVKQEIQEEPIKPLRRLWHVFGGSIAVIYLFVLKEKWMMLLFLSPILIGFLMLDILRLRSQELNKKFFNCFQAILLEKDRNHPSGSTYFLFSSFLTIFLFSREVSAVAILFLSLGDPLAAVIGKRFGRIEVLGKTVEGSLSCFLVCFLVSRLFFDFWISFFGSLTTTIIELVPFKLDDNLLIPLVSGAILTLLISY